A region of Sugiyamaella lignohabitans strain CBS 10342 chromosome A, complete sequence DNA encodes the following proteins:
- the GEP3 gene encoding Gep3p (Protein required for mitochondrial ribosome small subunit biogenesis; null mutant is defective in respiration and in maturation of 15S rRNA; protein is localized to the mitochondrial inner membrane; null mutant interacts synthetically with prohibitin (Phb1p); GO_component: GO:0005743 - mitochondrial inner membrane [Evidence IDA] [PMID 22621929]; GO_component: GO:0005739 - mitochondrion [Evidence IEA,IEA]; GO_component: GO:0005739 - mitochondrion [Evidence IDA] [PMID 14562095]; GO_component: GO:0005739 - mitochondrion [Evidence IDA] [PMID 14576278]; GO_component: GO:0005739 - mitochondrion [Evidence IDA] [PMID 16823961]; GO_function: GO:0005525 - GTP binding [Evidence IBA,IEA]; GO_function: GO:0003674 - molecular_function [Evidence ND]; GO_process: GO:0030490 - maturation of SSU-rRNA [Evidence IMP] [PMID 22621929]), with product MDNIAKRCFGCGTAFHEHVPDTPGFNPFEAEKKKAQKKATITSIKVEKSRQADVLFESLDEDKKEFLLSQGTVETGMGSPQNADPHGPSVAISKAQDKAEKRSKMSKIFCKWCRDSVNGKELRLSVAVESKKQLLDQIPKEATIVHLFDAMDFPTTVDFELMNIASKRPGRILWIMNRSDLIMPDNERTQTRLLKYVREELNRIAGVPPNNVMAISSNYNWNADEVFSQLSNDNYLVGHANTGKSTLALYLSYKFRQQGNSRKFWGLGSWSNPFITQQSITYLLEGNKYLTDLPSYPEHATNNIPGGPMRKTRAGNIIESQPTATNTETGVYDYLKPNLVRKLTNGHRLLRTPGMYNCPQVVVSTLPTQLISIGGLVAVKRDSPIHLICWSIFPDSNYKTRVVSSLEKITEINQSTQKTHERWSMVNKHHSNSPLNKKMEIKFGGEGVSLAIRGVGLCHFHVYGRIPEDGVTMEVYSMDNIKIMRRDDILPFIRNPRNRLKELKDSRREAARDKSARAKKKSVAKKRQIATERMQVVDAYADM from the coding sequence ATGGATAATATAGCCAAAAGATGTTTTGGTTGTGGTACAGCTTTCCATGAACATGTCCCTGACACCCCAGGCTTTAACCCATTCGAAGctgagaaaaagaaggcCCAAAAAAAGGCAACTATCACATCGATAAAAGTCGAGAAAAGCAGACAAGCAGATGTGTTATTCGAATCGCTAGATGAGGataaaaaagaatttcTACTATCCCAGGGTACTGTTGAAACTGGTATGGGCAGTCCACAGAATGCAGATCCACATGGCCCATCTGTGGCGATTTCGAAAGCCCAAGATAAAGCTGAAAAGAGGTCCAAGATGTCCAAGATCTTTTGCAAATGGTGTAGAGATAGTGTCAATGGTAAAGAGCTCCGACTTTCAGTGGCTGTCGAGAGTAAAAAGCAATTACTCGACCAGATACCCAAAGAAGCTACAATTGTCCATTTATTTGATGCCATGGATTTCCCAACCACTGTGGACTTTGAATTGATGAATATCGCATCAAAGAGACCAGGCCGTATTTTATGGATTATGAATAGAAGCGATCTTATAATGCCAGACAATGAGCGTACTCAAACGAGGCTACTGAAATATGTTCGAGAGGAACTGAATAGAATTGCTGGCGTCCCACCGAACAACGTTATGGCCATATCATCTAACTACAACTGGAATGCTGATGAAGTGTTCTCTCAGTTGTCAAATGACAATTATTTGGTGGGTCATGCCAATACCGGCAAGTCAACTTTAGCATTATATTTATCCTACAAATTTCGACAGCAAGGAAACTCGCGGAAGTTTTGGGGGCTCGGCAGTTGGTCAAATCCGTTTATCACCCAACAGTCTATTACATACCTACTGGAAGGCAACAAGTATTTGACTGATCTACCGTCATATCCTGAACACGCAACGAACAATATACCTGGGGGGCCAATGAGGAAAACTAGAGCGGGTAATATCATTGAAAGTCAGCCGACAGCTACTAATACAGAAACTGGAGTTTATGATTACTTAAAGCCTAATCTAGTGAGAAAACTTACTAATGGACACCGATTGTTACGTACACCTGGGATGTATAACTGTCCTCAGGTGGTTGTATCTACGTTGCCCACTCAATTGATTAGTATTGGTGGGTTAGTGGCCGTCAAGCGGGATTCGCCGATTCACTTGATTTGTTGGTCAATATTCCCTGACAGTAATTACAAAACAAGAGTAGTCTCTTCTTTGGAAAAGATAactgaaatcaatcaatcaacaCAAAAAACACACGAAAGATGGTCGATGGTGAACAAACATCACTCCAACTCACctttgaacaagaaaatggAAATAAAGTTCGGCGGAGAAGGTGTAAGCTTAGCTATTAGAGGAGTGGGATTATGTCATTTCCATGTTTATGGCCGGATTCCCGAGGATGGTGTTACTATGGAAGTCTATTCTATGGATAATATTAAGATCATGCGTCGAGACGATATCCTACCATTTATCAGAAATCCTAGAAATAGACTTAAAGAACTCAAGGATTCTCGAAGGGAGGCTGCCAGAGACAAATCTGCCCGtgcaaagaagaagtctGTAGCTAAGAAAAGACAAATAGCTACAGAAAGGATGCAAGTGGTTGACGCCTATGCCGACATGTAA
- the MEP3 gene encoding ammonium permease MEP3 (Ammonium permease of high capacity and low affinity; belongs to a ubiquitous family of cytoplasmic membrane proteins that transport only ammonium (NH4+); expression is under the nitrogen catabolite repression regulation ammonia permease; MEP3 has a paralog, MEP1, that arose from the whole genome duplication; GO_component: GO:0016021 - integral component of membrane [Evidence IEA]; GO_component: GO:0016021 - integral component of membrane [Evidence ISM] [PMID 12192589]; GO_component: GO:0016020 - membrane [Evidence IEA,IEA,IEA]; GO_component: GO:0005886 - plasma membrane [Evidence TAS] [PMID 11486013]; GO_component: GO:0005886 - plasma membrane [Evidence ISS] [PMID 9234685]; GO_function: GO:0008519 - ammonium transmembrane transporter activity [Evidence IEA]; GO_function: GO:0008519 - ammonium transmembrane transporter activity [Evidence IDA,IMP,ISS] [PMID 9234685]; GO_process: GO:0072488 - ammonium transmembrane transport [Evidence IEA]; GO_process: GO:0015696 - ammonium transport [Evidence IEA,IEA]; GO_process: GO:0015696 - ammonium transport [Evidence IMP,ISS] [PMID 9234685]; GO_process: GO:0019740 - nitrogen utilization [Evidence IMP] [PMID 9234685]; GO_process: GO:0006810 - transport [Evidence IEA]), translated as MGKSIDVEDDEVVYNSTNILFMIFSTFAIFWMVQGAGLFYSGLTRRKSALIQAVYSLLALAIVSIQWFLLGYSLVFSESSGPFVGGFKRVGLRHALGDKGRSQVNIVPEVANALFGSMFPAVTAALTVGAVADRGRVLPAAIFIFIWTTLVYDPIAFWSWNKQGWARRMGSLDYAGGTIVHITSGFSALAYSLVLGKRLGHGTEQLNYRPHNTILVVIGTSLLWAGWFGFNAGSAFAPHTQSVIAMLNTQLSASAGGLAWAYMDYRLDSHWSIVGFCSGVVSGLVSITSGAGYIQPWAAIIVGCAGGCICNLSTKIKFFLDIDDALDVFAVHGVGGLMGTILTGVFATTSIDADIRSGGLIDGKILLLLHQTIVGSVTGIYAFFMSIIVLVLIKSAPNLHLRVRGDQELAGLDLTEHDEFVFDHEELISQIESTFLYANRNGLVGSTGYSVGDDSLPTAMPYHRAPLPASGIYKAANPPHLASDDDENDEEDPFNGTGMFPGISPRSQRTDYTPSAMNNNHQPHPTDGSPLLSHA; from the coding sequence ATGGGAAAGTCaattgatgttgaagatgacgaagttGTCTATAATTCGACAAACATCCTATTTATGATCTTTAGTACGTTTGCTATCTTCTGGATGGTTCAAGGTGCTGGATTATTCTATTCGGGTTTGACGAGGAGAAAATCAGCTCTAATACAAGCTGTATATTCACTATTGGCACTGGCAATTGTTTCCATACAGTGGTTTTTACTGGGGTACTCATTAGTTTTCAGCGAGTCGTCAGGTCCATTTGTGGGAGGGTTTAAACGAGTCGGACTGCGCCATGCTCTGGGAGACAAGGGACGGTCACAAGTCAATATCGTCCCCGAAGTAGCAAATGCTTTGTTTGGCAGTATGTTCCCAGCAGTTACGGCAGCTTTGACTGTGGGAGCAGTAGCGGATAGAGGAAGAGTCCTACCAGCTgccatatttattttcatatGGACTACTTTGGTTTATGATCCAATAGCATTTTGGTCTTGGAACAAACAAGGATGGGCCAGAAGAATGGGTTCTTTAGACTATGCCGGAGGTACTATAGTTCACATCACCTCGGGCTTCAGTGCCCTGGCATATTCGCTTGTACTTGGCAAAAGGCTGGGCCATGGTACTGAGCAGTTGAATTACAGGCCCCATAATACGATACTTGTTGTCATCGGTACATCCTTACTTTGGGCAGGATGGTTTGGATTCAATGCGGGGTCAGCTTTTGCTCCTCACACCCAGTCAGTAATTGCAATGTTAAATACCCAGCTGTCAGCTTCGGCTGGTGGCTTGGCATGGGCGTATATGGACTATCGTCTTGACTCGCATTGGTCAATAGTCGGATTTTGTTCAGGAGTTGTATCGGGACTTGTTAGCATTACATCAGGTGCTGGTTATATTCAACCTTGGGCTGCAATCATAGTCGGATGTGCTGGTGGATGTATTTGTAATCTTTCTACGAAAATCAAGTTTTTCCTTGACATTGATGATGCTTTGGACGTTTTTGCAGTTCACGGAGTAGGTGGGCTTATGGGTACCATACTTACTGGAGTTTTTGCTACTACGAGTATTGATGCGGATATCAGAAGTGGTGGTTTGATTGATGGTAAGATATTACTTCTTTTACATCAAACTATTGTAGGATCAGTGACAGGGATTTATGCTTTCTTTATGTCAATCATTGTGTTGGTTTTAATTAAAAGCGCTCCTAACCTGCACCTGAGAGTGAGAGGGGATCAGGAATTGGCTGGTCTCGATCTTACTGAACATGatgaatttgtttttgatcaTGAAGAGCTAATATCTCAAATCGAATCTACTTTCCTCTATGCGAATCGAAACGGCTTGGTTGGTTCCACAGGATATTCAGTAGGTGACGACTCCTTACCAACAGCCATGCCTTATCATCGAGCACCCCTCCCTGCCAGTGGAATTTATAAAGCAGCCAATCCACCACATCTAGCTtctgatgacgatgaaaatgatgaagaagacccATTCAACGGAACTGGCATGTTCCCTGGAATTTCTCCCAGATCACAGCGCACAGACTATACTCCATCAGCAATGAACAATAATCATCAACCACATCCCACCGATGGCTCGCCTTTGCTATCTCACGCCTAA